The following nucleotide sequence is from Coffea eugenioides isolate CCC68of chromosome 10, Ceug_1.0, whole genome shotgun sequence.
catCCATACTCTATGTTGCAAAATTatatactatttaataattgaacaataaaaatataaaaatttagacaaagtactataaaagttaacataaaaacttaattcaaaaattttgaacccctaacattttttgtgtgtaaatttaaaatttcttttttaaaaggTAAGAAAAGAGGttaaaacttgtcataaattagtaatgttgaaaaatgagcaagttaacaaactaatagaaaataaaatgataagataaaatcgacaaataataataataataaaataaaagtaattaatatcatgacaaaatgaaaaatttgaaaaaataggTATGGGGAAAGAGAGGAAGTTTGGAGGAAGACAATTCTAAAGGGGTTGATTGGATTTGATGGGttatccaataatacccatatgcaaaaatttaagatattcatacccatctattcatgggcaaGTATGAGTAAACTTTTAGATAAGTGGGTTTATTTGCGCACCTATAATTTTTATTCAACATTAAACTACATTTTATACAATAACCTACCGACAATTCTTTCCAATTATCCtcatttaataaaaaataatagcTCACAATtatttacatattataaaaTTATTTCCTACATCAATACTTACAAAACAAACTTTACAAAATATAACTAGACAAACACATTATTAACACGGGTTACGTACACGCACCCTGTGCATAGCGCAGGCCCCATACTagtaaaagataaaattgacGGAGGGAAAACTTTTATAGCTATACACATTTTAAGTGCCATCAATTCtttcaaaatcaaaaatttaTGAAAAGAAATTGTAAGCCATCTTatccttttcaattttttggaaATACTtaaatgtctagaaaataatgttagtaactaaagtgattgtatcaGTATAATCTAAACGAATAACGTGATAATAATaatgtagtaatgctataaaataaaagggtatttttgtttaaaatttctTAATATATTGAGTTGAATTAgttatgggggtaaagtgattaaaaaataacGTTAAAGGATAAACTGATaatagtgatatagtttaagggagtaaagtgataataacccttgaAATAAATTAACTATAAAACTAGTTAATTTCTCTCCCTCTCCTTAACCAGAGCGGGGAAGCTTTTGACGTTTTATAACAAACAAGAGGGGAGGTCCCTACATTTTTAAAATTAAGAGGAGAGGCCCTTCACTTTTCCTAAAACTACAGGGGTGGTTAGCGTAATTTAGCCTTCTTCTTTTACTTGGTCAAAACGGCGTATCCTTCCTGGACCATCTTTCatacctcaaaaaataaaaataaaaaaaagaaaaatgtacgGCAAAATCAAAACCTTCATTCTTAAGCAAAAACCACAGAAAGAGATACCCTGTCCTGCGGTATTCCTAAATAATCAATAGCATTAATAAATCTTGACATTATCGCCATAATCTCTTTTTCCAGCTATAAAAGAAGATATTTTCTCATATAAAAACACCCAAAAGTGATGAAGAAAAGCCATATCTTCTTATTCTCAACAGTTTCATTAACCTTTCTTCTGGTATTCCTGAGCTTTCCCTCAATTTCAATGGCTGATTCAGAAATCCCATCATCATCTGAGGCCAAGGTCCACATAGTTTATACCGAGAGACCCCAAGATCAAGAACCTGAGGATTACCATATCAAGACTCTTTCCTCTGTTCTTGGCAggtccagttttttttttccccctcttcAAAAGTTATCTCTTTGTTTTATGTTTTGTTTTTAATGGAATTCTAGCATGGAAATTATgcttgtgtttttctttttgtttatttttgcattGTGGTACATGGGTTTGATTATCTTATGCTGATTcatgtgaaaattttggaaaacctgaaaataaattaaaaataaaatcagtgAGGAGGCTGCAAAGAAGGCTTTGGTGTACAGTTATAAACATGCTGCCAGTGGGTTCTCTGCTAAGCTGACTCCTGGACAGGTTGCTGAGCTCTCAAGTAAGTTTTTGGTGTTTTTCTTGATTTGATTAGTAATATACGTA
It contains:
- the LOC113749709 gene encoding subtilisin-like protease SBT3.17; this encodes MKKSHIFLFSTVSLTFLLVFLSFPSISMADSEIPSSSEAKVHIVYTERPQDQEPEDYHIKTLSSVLGSEEAAKKALVYSYKHAASGFSAKLTPGQVAELSKQPGVLQVVESQKLHLHSGPTKLHV